One Cricetulus griseus strain 17A/GY chromosome 5, alternate assembly CriGri-PICRH-1.0, whole genome shotgun sequence genomic window carries:
- the LOC100773485 gene encoding oligoribonuclease, mitochondrial isoform X3 — protein sequence MAAGESMAQRMVWVDLEMTGLDIEKDQIIEMACLITDSDLNILAEGPNLIIKQPDELLDSMSDWCKGHHGKSGLTKAVKESTTTLQQAEYEFLSFVRLQTPPGLCPLAGNSVHADKKFLDKYTPQFMKHLHYRIIDVSTVKELCRRWYPEDYEFAPKKAASHRVLDDISESIKELQFYRNNIFKKKTGEKKRKIIENGENEKTLTFHLQTPQADKTSLFVSSNLLFPL from the exons ATGGCGGCAGGGGAGAGCATGGCTCAGCGGATGGTCTGGGTGGACCTGGAGATGACAGGATTGGACATTGAGAAGGATCAGATTATCGAGATGGCCTGTCTGATAACTGACTCTGATCTTAACATTTTGGCTGAAGGTCCCAACCTGATTATCAAACAGCCGGATGAGTTGCTGGACAGCATGTCAGATTGGTGCAAGGGGCATCATGGGAAGTCTGGTCTTACCAAGGCAGTGAAGGAGAGTACAACTACATTGCAGCAGGCAGAGTACGAATTTCTGTCCTTTGTACGACTGCAGACTCCTCCGGGGCTCTGTCCACTTGCAGGGAATTCAGTTCATGCAGATAAGAAGTTTCTTGACAAATACACGCCCCAGTTCATGAAACATCTTCATTATAGGATAATTGATGTGAGCACTGTTAAAGAGCTGTGCAGACGCTGGTATCCAGAGGATTATGAATTTGCACCGAAGAAGGCTGCTTCTCACAGGGTACTCGATGATATTAGCGAAAGCATCAAAGAGCTTCAGTTTTACCGAAATAACATCTTCAAGAAAAAGACAGgcgaaaagaagaggaaaattatagaaaatggggaaaatgagAAGACT ttaacTTTCCATCTCCAGACTCCTCAAGCAGACAAGACATCACTGTTTGTTTCTTCTAACCTGCTGTTTCCGTTATGA
- the LOC100773485 gene encoding oligoribonuclease, mitochondrial isoform X4, which yields MAAGESMAQRMVWVDLEMTGLDIEKDQIIEMACLITDSDLNILAEGPNLIIKQPDELLDSMSDWCKGHHGKSGLTKAVKESTTTLQQAEYEFLSFVRLQTPPGLCPLAGNSVHADKKFLDKYTPQFMKHLHYRIIDVSTVKELCRRWYPEDYEFAPKKAASHRVLDDISESIKELQFYRNNIFKKKTGEKKRKIIENGENEKTVS from the coding sequence ATGGCGGCAGGGGAGAGCATGGCTCAGCGGATGGTCTGGGTGGACCTGGAGATGACAGGATTGGACATTGAGAAGGATCAGATTATCGAGATGGCCTGTCTGATAACTGACTCTGATCTTAACATTTTGGCTGAAGGTCCCAACCTGATTATCAAACAGCCGGATGAGTTGCTGGACAGCATGTCAGATTGGTGCAAGGGGCATCATGGGAAGTCTGGTCTTACCAAGGCAGTGAAGGAGAGTACAACTACATTGCAGCAGGCAGAGTACGAATTTCTGTCCTTTGTACGACTGCAGACTCCTCCGGGGCTCTGTCCACTTGCAGGGAATTCAGTTCATGCAGATAAGAAGTTTCTTGACAAATACACGCCCCAGTTCATGAAACATCTTCATTATAGGATAATTGATGTGAGCACTGTTAAAGAGCTGTGCAGACGCTGGTATCCAGAGGATTATGAATTTGCACCGAAGAAGGCTGCTTCTCACAGGGTACTCGATGATATTAGCGAAAGCATCAAAGAGCTTCAGTTTTACCGAAATAACATCTTCAAGAAAAAGACAGgcgaaaagaagaggaaaattatagaaaatggggaaaatgagAAGACTGTGAGTTGA